The Nitrospirales bacterium genome includes a window with the following:
- a CDS encoding RNA polymerase sigma factor has translation MSIADIDEDNTLIDRIVQGDLKAFETLYDRYASKVLKHCYFICLNTADAHELMQEIWLKVFLRLYGFNKQAAFSTWLYRLTTNHCLNHLKRRARTASVLERVEEATDVCTSDPTHSAEVNTILARLSVEDRTLLAMKYMGDYTYEEIAETHGLSISAVKMRVSRLMTKLRKEVKP, from the coding sequence ATGAGTATCGCCGATATTGACGAGGACAACACATTAATTGATCGTATCGTTCAGGGCGATCTCAAGGCGTTTGAAACCTTGTACGATCGCTATGCCTCCAAGGTCCTGAAACACTGTTACTTTATTTGCCTCAATACTGCGGATGCTCATGAATTGATGCAAGAAATTTGGTTAAAAGTGTTCTTGCGTCTTTACGGGTTCAACAAACAGGCAGCCTTCTCCACATGGCTGTATCGATTGACCACCAATCACTGCCTCAATCACCTCAAACGTAGAGCCCGGACGGCCAGTGTGTTGGAAAGAGTCGAAGAAGCAACAGATGTCTGTACGAGTGACCCGACGCATTCAGCTGAAGTCAACACGATTCTTGCTCGATTGTCCGTCGAAGACCGGACACTCCTGGCGATGAAATACATGGGAGACTATACCTACGAAGAAATTGCAGAGACTCATGGTCTCAGTATCAGTGCTGTGAAGATGCGAGTGTCACGATTGATGACCAAGCTTCGCAAAGAGGTAAAACCATGA
- a CDS encoding DUF3416 domain-containing protein, whose product MHKLSKTLQTIVIEYVEPALDGGRYPIKRIVGETLPVTADIFKEGHDTLAALLRYKILGHKDWQETPMRHIDNDRWEGSFLLSENTQYVYTVGAYVKSFETWRLELEKKHGVLQDLASELLEGKAQIKAALARTKGTDKTEIKNWLSELDATPDQENQIRLILDPALSALMETYEARVAWTTYAHILHVTVDRQRARYGAWYEIFPRSEGTGEGKGGTFLDCEQRLPQIRDMGFDVLYLTPIHPIGETNRKGPNNSLTCQPGDPGSPWAIGSRHGGHDAVEPALGTLEDFDRFQEAVRQHGMEIALDFAINATPDHPYVKSHPDWFKQRPDGSIKYAENPPKKYEDIYALDFYSKAWPEIWEEMKRVLLFWVGHGVKIFRVDNPHTKPVVFWEWLIREIQSDHPDVIFLSEAFTRPKMMRVLAKAGFTQSYTYFTWRNEKQDMTDYLTELTQSPMKDYFRPNFFTNTPDILHEVLQKGGKPAFKLRLALAATLSPSYGIYNSYELCENRAIPGTEEYLDSEKYEIRHWDWDRPGNIREYVTKINHIRREHPALHDFTNLSFYSCDNEHVLFYGKMTADRADRLLMVVNMDPYHAHEARLTIPLKDLGIGEQETYVMHELIQDYRHEVIGDEYIIRLDPNSEPAAVFVIRA is encoded by the coding sequence ATGCACAAGTTGTCGAAAACGCTTCAGACCATCGTCATCGAATATGTCGAGCCAGCACTCGACGGTGGACGGTACCCGATTAAGCGAATCGTGGGAGAAACCTTACCGGTCACCGCTGATATTTTCAAAGAAGGTCACGATACCCTCGCCGCCCTACTGCGGTACAAAATTCTCGGGCACAAAGACTGGCAAGAGACACCGATGCGTCACATAGACAACGATCGTTGGGAAGGGTCATTTTTGCTCTCTGAAAACACGCAATATGTCTATACGGTCGGGGCCTACGTCAAAAGTTTTGAGACATGGAGACTCGAACTTGAGAAAAAACATGGCGTGCTTCAAGACCTTGCCAGTGAACTGTTGGAGGGCAAAGCGCAAATCAAGGCAGCGCTCGCCCGGACGAAGGGCACCGATAAAACCGAGATCAAAAACTGGCTTAGTGAATTGGACGCCACCCCCGATCAGGAAAACCAGATCCGACTCATCCTGGACCCCGCTTTGTCGGCGTTAATGGAGACGTATGAGGCCCGAGTCGCCTGGACGACTTACGCGCACATCCTGCACGTGACCGTCGATCGTCAACGTGCCAGGTATGGAGCCTGGTACGAAATATTTCCTCGATCCGAAGGCACGGGAGAAGGGAAAGGGGGGACATTTCTCGACTGCGAGCAACGTCTGCCTCAGATTCGTGACATGGGCTTCGACGTGTTGTACCTAACCCCGATTCACCCGATCGGTGAGACGAATCGCAAGGGTCCCAACAATAGCCTGACTTGCCAGCCAGGCGACCCCGGCAGCCCCTGGGCGATCGGAAGCCGGCATGGCGGTCACGATGCCGTCGAACCCGCGCTCGGCACGCTTGAGGACTTTGACCGCTTTCAAGAAGCCGTCCGACAACATGGAATGGAGATTGCCCTGGACTTTGCCATTAATGCGACCCCCGATCATCCGTACGTGAAAAGCCATCCCGACTGGTTTAAACAACGGCCGGATGGCTCCATCAAATACGCTGAAAACCCGCCAAAGAAATATGAGGATATTTATGCTTTAGACTTTTACTCCAAGGCCTGGCCTGAAATTTGGGAAGAGATGAAACGCGTGTTGCTCTTCTGGGTCGGACATGGCGTGAAGATCTTTCGTGTAGACAATCCCCATACCAAACCCGTGGTCTTCTGGGAATGGCTGATTCGAGAAATTCAATCGGACCACCCCGACGTCATCTTCCTCTCCGAAGCGTTTACTCGTCCAAAGATGATGCGAGTCTTGGCCAAAGCCGGTTTTACGCAATCATATACGTACTTTACATGGCGCAACGAGAAGCAAGACATGACAGACTATCTTACCGAACTGACCCAATCACCGATGAAAGACTATTTCCGGCCAAACTTTTTCACCAACACCCCGGATATCCTTCACGAAGTGCTCCAAAAAGGGGGAAAGCCCGCCTTCAAGCTGCGTCTCGCGCTCGCGGCGACGCTGTCTCCAAGCTACGGCATCTACAACAGCTATGAATTGTGTGAAAACCGCGCAATCCCGGGGACAGAAGAATATCTTGACTCGGAAAAATACGAAATCCGGCATTGGGATTGGGATCGACCGGGGAATATCCGCGAGTATGTAACGAAGATCAATCACATCAGGCGCGAACACCCGGCGCTGCACGATTTCACGAATTTGAGCTTTTATTCATGTGACAATGAACATGTCCTCTTTTATGGAAAAATGACGGCCGACCGCGCGGACAGATTACTCATGGTCGTGAACATGGACCCCTATCACGCGCACGAGGCGCGACTGACGATTCCGTTAAAAGATCTGGGAATCGGCGAACAGGAGACGTATGTCATGCATGAGCTCATCCAGGATTATCGTCACGAAGTCATCGGAGATGAATATATCATTCGCCTTGATCCCAATTCGGAGCCCGCAGCCGTGTTCGTCATTCGTGCGTGA
- a CDS encoding mechanosensitive ion channel: MFDTQHEVKEWGMVIWTFFQSLVETVGAYLPNVIGAFLITLTGWIAARTLSKLTGKLLRACGITALGEKVKFNETLKKVGVSLALDQIFSSLVYYIVLLVFFVSASEILGFKVVLDTLNRLIAYLPHVLGAFLILIVALYIARVIKDGVQSASSSLNLAYAWLLGSSLEVLIVGFGIVMALTELGMDMTIFTANITIIIAGAVLAMAISIGLGSRSIMSNVLARYYISQLYHEGDEVVLVGCRGRIVKITPVSVVLQTPEQGPLHIPNEQIIQEGSAVRPSGTQHPLK, from the coding sequence ATGTTTGACACACAACATGAAGTCAAAGAATGGGGCATGGTCATCTGGACCTTTTTCCAGAGCTTGGTCGAGACGGTCGGGGCCTACCTCCCGAACGTCATTGGGGCTTTCCTCATCACACTCACCGGATGGATTGCAGCCAGGACGCTGAGCAAGCTGACCGGCAAACTACTCCGCGCCTGCGGAATAACCGCATTGGGGGAGAAGGTCAAATTCAATGAGACATTGAAAAAAGTCGGGGTCTCGTTAGCACTCGACCAAATTTTTAGCTCTCTCGTCTATTACATTGTGCTGTTAGTATTTTTTGTGTCGGCCTCAGAAATACTCGGATTCAAAGTCGTTCTCGATACCTTGAACAGGCTTATTGCTTACCTTCCACATGTGCTCGGAGCATTTCTTATCCTCATCGTCGCATTGTACATCGCCAGGGTCATCAAAGATGGCGTGCAATCGGCGTCATCGAGCTTGAACCTTGCCTATGCGTGGTTACTGGGTTCGTCTTTGGAGGTCCTGATCGTGGGGTTTGGCATCGTCATGGCTCTGACAGAGCTGGGCATGGACATGACCATCTTTACCGCCAACATCACCATCATCATCGCGGGCGCGGTCTTGGCGATGGCCATCTCGATAGGCTTGGGAAGCCGATCAATCATGTCCAACGTTCTTGCCCGCTATTACATTTCACAGCTGTATCATGAGGGAGACGAGGTTGTGCTGGTTGGGTGCCGGGGCAGGATCGTCAAAATTACTCCCGTGTCCGTTGTTCTCCAAACCCCAGAACAAGGACCACTCCATATCCCTAACGAACAAATCATCCAGGAAGGTTCGGCCGTCAGGCCGTCTGGAACACAACATCCACTGAAATAG